A genomic region of Candidatus Binataceae bacterium contains the following coding sequences:
- a CDS encoding ferredoxin family protein codes for MAASANVQCKQEAGVFAPVVNRSRCEGKEDCVRVCPYDVFEMGILSNQQRRALSFGARVKAWAHGNRQAFAVRASECHACGLCVAACPEHAIKLERASS; via the coding sequence ATGGCGGCATCGGCGAATGTTCAATGCAAACAGGAAGCGGGTGTCTTCGCACCGGTAGTCAATCGCAGCCGATGCGAAGGCAAGGAAGACTGCGTCCGCGTTTGTCCATATGACGTATTCGAGATGGGCATACTAAGTAACCAACAGCGGCGCGCATTGTCATTCGGCGCGCGCGTCAAAGCCTGGGCGCACGGCAACCGGCAAGCATTCGCAGTGCGCGCGAGCGAGTGTCACGCCTGCGGCCTCTGCGTTGCCGCCTGCCCCGAGCACGCGATCAAGCTCGAGCGCGCCTCTTCATAA
- a CDS encoding multicopper oxidase domain-containing protein — protein sequence MRPFPRALLLAANAILFSLPALNASAGCFRYAPGSPVIEPEDLYSKNGVLTVSMSYQTSTDSNGNRLFCYVLPDGNQSPTLHIKPGDSLVLTITNDTPVPAQSDAMQMQVSPPDQCGAATMNGSSTNVHFHGTNTAPVCHQDEVIHTLINSGESFTYNVQFPTDEPPGEYWYHPHVHGLSEMAVLGGATGALIVDGIENLQHAVTGLPQRVLVVRDNVVPGDPDTPPAPAKDVSLNFVPIPYPSYPPAVITMNAGASEFWRVANTSADTVIDVQLQYDRKPQLVQIVALDGVPVGSQDGSGRGQLLPATHVLIPPAGRGEFIVQSPGPKVKVAQFVTRNVDTGPGGDLDPARPLANIQTTKSIVSAQAIPKMPIQWGLPNPQRFVGLLEARVTNKRKLYFSETETEPQTFFITVDGQTPVAFNPDLPPAITTTQGSVEQWTIENRTSEVHAFHIHQIHYLLEAVNGIPVPPGQRQFFDTVDVPYWTGKGPYPSITVRMDFRGPVVGDFVYHCHILEHEDGGMMAIIRVLPQGSNLNAATPASPGVSKIKQVLAPTTRAPLCRSGKLVKAAYTSGGL from the coding sequence ATGCGGCCCTTCCCCCGAGCGCTGCTTCTTGCCGCTAACGCGATCCTGTTTTCACTGCCTGCGCTGAACGCTTCAGCCGGATGCTTTCGCTATGCGCCCGGCAGCCCGGTCATCGAACCGGAAGACCTTTACAGCAAGAACGGCGTCCTGACCGTCAGCATGTCCTACCAGACGAGCACGGATTCCAACGGCAACCGGCTTTTCTGCTATGTGTTGCCGGACGGCAACCAGTCCCCGACGCTGCATATCAAGCCGGGTGACAGCCTCGTGCTGACGATTACCAACGACACTCCGGTGCCGGCGCAGTCCGACGCGATGCAGATGCAGGTGTCGCCGCCAGACCAATGCGGTGCCGCGACGATGAATGGCTCATCGACCAACGTCCACTTTCACGGCACCAACACCGCTCCCGTCTGTCACCAGGACGAGGTCATTCATACCTTGATCAACTCGGGCGAGAGCTTCACCTACAACGTGCAGTTCCCGACCGACGAGCCTCCCGGGGAGTACTGGTACCATCCGCACGTCCACGGGCTGAGCGAGATGGCGGTGCTGGGCGGAGCGACCGGCGCGCTCATCGTCGATGGAATCGAGAATCTGCAGCACGCTGTGACCGGTCTGCCGCAGCGCGTGCTGGTCGTGCGCGACAACGTCGTGCCCGGAGACCCCGATACGCCGCCCGCGCCCGCCAAGGATGTCTCGCTCAACTTCGTACCGATTCCATATCCGAGCTATCCACCGGCAGTCATCACGATGAACGCGGGGGCGAGCGAATTCTGGCGCGTTGCGAATACTTCGGCGGACACGGTCATCGATGTGCAGCTTCAGTATGACCGCAAGCCGCAGCTGGTGCAGATCGTCGCGCTCGATGGCGTTCCGGTCGGCTCGCAGGACGGCAGCGGCCGCGGGCAATTGCTCCCCGCGACGCATGTCCTGATTCCGCCGGCGGGACGCGGAGAATTCATCGTGCAGAGCCCCGGACCGAAGGTGAAAGTTGCCCAGTTTGTGACGCGCAATGTTGACACTGGCCCCGGTGGCGACCTCGATCCGGCGCGGCCGCTGGCGAATATCCAGACCACGAAGTCAATCGTCAGCGCGCAGGCCATCCCGAAGATGCCGATTCAGTGGGGATTGCCTAATCCGCAGCGCTTCGTCGGACTCCTCGAGGCGCGAGTCACCAACAAGCGCAAGCTCTATTTCTCCGAGACTGAGACCGAACCGCAAACGTTTTTCATAACGGTCGATGGGCAAACGCCGGTCGCGTTCAATCCCGATCTGCCGCCAGCGATCACCACGACGCAGGGTTCGGTCGAGCAATGGACCATCGAGAATCGCACTTCCGAGGTCCACGCGTTCCATATCCACCAGATTCACTACTTACTGGAAGCGGTGAACGGTATTCCGGTGCCGCCGGGTCAGCGCCAGTTCTTCGATACGGTTGACGTTCCGTACTGGACCGGCAAGGGACCGTACCCGAGTATCACGGTTAGGATGGATTTTCGCGGGCCCGTCGTCGGCGACTTCGTTTATCATTGCCACATCCTGGAGCACGAGGACGGCGGCATGATGGCGATAATCCGCGTGCTGCCGCAAGGCTCGAATCTCAACGCGGCCACGCCCGCCTCGCCCGGCGTGTCGAAGATAAAGCAGGTGCTCGCGCCTACGACTCGAGCGCCGCTCTGCCGTTCGGGCAAACTGGTGAAGGCCGCCTACACCAGCGGCGGTCTGTAA
- a CDS encoding RNA polymerase sigma factor, with protein MASRDAHAFDLLVERYQARAFRLARSILGNDADAHDLSQDAFIRLYESAHKFDGRSSFSTWFHRILVNLCIDQQRRSKWWRRLVPLSGSGDDDDTPPIDPASDDPGPDLRIIESETAGELRAALDRLSPNQRAAVLMQAEGLSSKEIGQVLKCSESTARVHVYRAVTELKKAMRNV; from the coding sequence GTGGCGAGCCGCGACGCCCACGCGTTCGACCTTTTGGTCGAGCGTTACCAGGCGCGCGCCTTCCGCCTTGCCCGCTCGATCCTCGGCAACGACGCCGACGCGCACGACCTGTCGCAGGACGCGTTCATCCGGCTCTACGAATCCGCGCACAAGTTTGACGGGCGCTCGAGCTTCTCGACCTGGTTCCACCGCATCCTGGTCAATCTTTGTATCGATCAGCAGCGCCGCTCGAAGTGGTGGCGCAGGCTCGTGCCGCTATCGGGATCGGGTGACGACGACGATACGCCGCCGATCGATCCGGCGAGCGACGACCCCGGCCCGGACCTGCGCATTATCGAAAGCGAAACCGCAGGCGAACTCAGAGCCGCGCTCGATCGTCTGTCACCAAATCAGCGCGCCGCCGTCCTCATGCAGGCGGAGGGGCTATCGAGCAAGGAGATTGGACAGGTGCTGAAGTGCTCGGAGAGCACGGCGCGCGTCCACGTTTATCGCGCGGTCACCGAGCTTAAGAAGGCAATGAGAAACGTCTGA
- a CDS encoding zf-HC2 domain-containing protein codes for MFERHPETALIPYSRGELSGDERARVEAHLRGCDRCRGLVESSSAVLNAVGQMMSEVREPDWIAYRAELRRKLAARQEPREAWWRPRLAWGWMSLAAVGAAAIALLLIVSIRKPLQPAGPPMDQIAMESELKGADIGLLQNYKVVEHLDLLENYDVIENLPSTPQQGNEKSS; via the coding sequence ATGTTTGAGAGGCATCCAGAAACCGCGCTTATCCCCTACTCGCGCGGAGAATTGAGCGGCGACGAGCGCGCCCGCGTCGAGGCGCATCTTCGCGGATGTGATCGATGCCGTGGGCTGGTCGAGTCGTCATCGGCGGTGCTCAACGCAGTCGGCCAGATGATGTCCGAGGTGCGCGAGCCCGACTGGATTGCATATCGCGCCGAGCTGCGCCGCAAGCTGGCCGCGCGCCAGGAGCCGCGCGAGGCGTGGTGGCGTCCGCGCCTCGCCTGGGGATGGATGAGCCTGGCGGCGGTGGGCGCCGCGGCGATAGCGCTGCTGCTGATCGTGTCAATTCGCAAGCCGCTTCAGCCCGCAGGACCGCCGATGGATCAGATTGCAATGGAATCGGAACTCAAAGGCGCCGACATCGGCCTGCTTCAGAACTACAAGGTTGTCGAGCATCTTGACCTGCTCGAAAACTATGATGTCATTGAAAACCTGCCCTCCACGCCTCAGCAGGGAAATGAGAAATCCTCTTAA
- a CDS encoding DUF3106 domain-containing protein, which translates to MNLRRIITVLLFLALTICGSQTAARAQFGPQMSPAERAMADRYPDQWARLTPDQRQQVLKNYRQWQQMSPEERGAAQRSFQQYKSLPPQEQEHVLEGLRQWRALPEERRQQLQAAYSHYRSLPPERQEQLRQRYQRFQQLPPQQRQQVLQNYHRWQQMTPEERQQARARFGRPQQLPPPGQEQHFNQPPPGQRKHGGFWHWHHGKQGSG; encoded by the coding sequence ATGAACCTCCGGCGGATCATCACTGTCCTGCTCTTCCTGGCGCTCACAATTTGTGGATCGCAGACGGCGGCGAGAGCGCAGTTCGGCCCGCAAATGAGCCCCGCCGAGCGCGCCATGGCCGATCGATATCCGGACCAATGGGCGCGCCTCACGCCCGACCAGCGTCAGCAGGTGCTCAAGAACTATCGGCAGTGGCAGCAGATGTCGCCCGAGGAGCGCGGCGCGGCCCAGCGCAGTTTCCAGCAATACAAGAGTCTGCCGCCCCAGGAGCAGGAGCACGTTCTCGAGGGGCTTCGTCAATGGCGCGCGCTGCCTGAGGAACGCCGCCAGCAATTGCAGGCCGCCTATAGCCATTACCGATCGCTCCCGCCCGAGCGGCAGGAGCAACTGCGCCAGCGCTACCAGCGCTTCCAGCAGTTACCGCCGCAGCAGCGGCAGCAGGTGCTGCAGAACTACCATCGATGGCAGCAGATGACGCCCGAGGAGCGCCAGCAGGCGCGCGCACGCTTCGGCCGGCCGCAGCAACTCCCGCCTCCCGGACAAGAGCAGCATTTCAATCAGCCTCCTCCTGGGCAGCGCAAGCATGGAGGGTTCTGGCACTGGCATCACGGCAAACAAGGCAGCGGCTAA
- a CDS encoding phosphotransferase encodes MLHEGAAESNRHGDDLAERLLAHLGAAWQAPDLRYSAAPRRMTGGFETSVFTFAVEGAPAGLDAPMVLRVFSQRPELDRAALEATVQNTLAAMGYPVPRVWLFEAGAERLGAPFIVMELARGSTLVQEFAGLGSGRSPRELLRLLGRIPSVFGDLDRMALLQHRLHQLAPDTLVAKLRDQGLLDHVTFAGRFERMRRLGAQAGLVGLTPGIRWLEANQLAERSPVICHCDFQPFNVLSEKGRVSAVLDWGNVTIAAAELDVASTVANMSAVPLSVPAPLQLIFGPLLRLLARRYAHAYRKMSALDMYAIRYYQVFRCMMQLVWVADGVANSRPSRGIFDSAQGVARLVARIRSLSGVEVRFDWKRV; translated from the coding sequence ATGTTACATGAAGGCGCAGCGGAATCCAATCGCCACGGCGATGACCTTGCCGAGCGGCTGCTGGCGCACCTCGGCGCCGCCTGGCAGGCTCCCGATCTGCGCTATTCCGCGGCTCCGCGCCGCATGACTGGCGGCTTCGAGACGTCGGTGTTTACCTTTGCCGTGGAAGGCGCGCCCGCCGGACTCGACGCGCCGATGGTGCTGCGGGTCTTCAGCCAGCGCCCGGAACTCGACCGCGCCGCGCTCGAAGCCACGGTGCAGAACACCCTTGCCGCGATGGGCTATCCGGTTCCGCGCGTGTGGCTGTTCGAGGCCGGCGCTGAGCGGCTCGGCGCACCTTTTATCGTCATGGAGCTTGCCCGCGGATCGACTCTGGTCCAGGAATTCGCCGGGCTTGGCAGCGGACGCAGCCCGCGTGAGCTGTTGCGCCTGCTCGGGCGCATTCCGTCGGTATTCGGCGACCTCGATCGAATGGCGCTGCTGCAGCATCGGTTGCATCAACTTGCACCCGACACCTTAGTGGCGAAGCTTAGGGACCAAGGTCTCCTCGACCACGTCACTTTCGCGGGGCGGTTCGAGCGGATGCGGCGGCTGGGCGCACAGGCGGGGCTTGTGGGATTGACGCCGGGGATCCGCTGGCTCGAAGCCAATCAGCTCGCCGAGCGCAGTCCCGTGATCTGCCATTGCGATTTTCAACCTTTCAATGTGCTTAGTGAGAAGGGACGGGTGTCCGCGGTGCTCGACTGGGGCAACGTGACAATCGCCGCCGCCGAGCTCGACGTCGCATCGACGGTCGCCAACATGAGTGCGGTTCCGCTGAGCGTCCCCGCTCCGCTGCAATTGATCTTCGGCCCGCTTTTGAGACTGCTCGCGCGGCGCTACGCCCACGCCTACCGGAAGATGAGCGCACTCGATATGTACGCAATCCGTTATTACCAGGTGTTCCGCTGCATGATGCAGCTTGTATGGGTGGCGGACGGCGTGGCCAATTCGAGGCCTTCGCGCGGCATCTTCGATTCAGCGCAGGGCGTGGCGCGGCTCGTCGCGCGCATTCGATCGTTGAGCGGCGTCGAAGTGCGTTTCGATTGGAAGCGCGTGTAG
- a CDS encoding TetR/AcrR family transcriptional regulator, which produces MSIEAPTRKTLKTEQSEKTRAALLRVARAMFAESGFAATSLELVAERAGVTTGAVYHQYRDKRRLFQAVVEELDAEVFQSIRERSREHVDRQAWQRLVAAAELILDSFTDPVYCQIVMVDGPAVLGWKVWHEIRANHILRYIRDAFEAQMALGRIAREPAEPLAHVVFGGFTEAGLAIANAADKRAARRELGAATLRMFNRLKLRDAKKKSRRA; this is translated from the coding sequence ATGTCAATCGAAGCGCCGACCAGGAAAACCCTCAAGACCGAGCAGTCCGAAAAAACCCGCGCCGCCCTGCTCCGCGTCGCGCGCGCGATGTTCGCTGAAAGCGGCTTCGCCGCAACCTCGCTCGAACTCGTCGCCGAACGCGCCGGCGTCACCACCGGCGCCGTCTATCACCAATATCGCGACAAGCGGCGCCTGTTTCAGGCCGTTGTCGAAGAGCTCGATGCCGAGGTGTTCCAGTCGATTCGCGAACGCTCGCGCGAGCACGTCGATCGCCAGGCGTGGCAAAGACTGGTCGCGGCCGCTGAGCTGATTCTCGATTCCTTCACCGACCCGGTTTACTGCCAGATCGTCATGGTCGACGGCCCCGCCGTGCTGGGCTGGAAGGTCTGGCACGAGATCAGGGCCAATCACATCCTGCGCTACATCCGCGACGCCTTCGAAGCGCAGATGGCGCTTGGCCGTATCGCGCGCGAGCCGGCCGAACCGCTCGCGCACGTGGTGTTCGGCGGGTTTACCGAAGCCGGACTCGCCATCGCCAATGCCGCTGACAAGCGTGCCGCGCGCAGGGAACTCGGCGCTGCGACGCTTCGGATGTTCAATCGGCTCAAGCTGCGCGACGCGAAGAAAAAGTCACGCCGCGCCTAA
- a CDS encoding FAD-binding and (Fe-S)-binding domain-containing protein, whose protein sequence is MKATPASVEKYLRLRIEGEVRFDAGTLAVYATDASNYRQVPIGVVIPRHEGDVAAALAIARENAMPILARGGGTALGGQACNAALVLDFSKYMNHVRRIDAARGTAEVEPGCIQSALDAALAPHGLFFAPDPSTKDRCTLGGMIGNNSCGAHSAAYGKTVDNLEALDVMLYDGTSLHLGGAMSEAELDAAVARGDRASAIYAKLRDLRDRVGASVRANYPKLPRRVSGYNLDQLLPEAPFNLSRAFVGSEGTLGVTTRAWVRAVPRPKKLALVVLGFDDVFLAADQMPWLLEHRPEALEGFDHQLPDFARMKRMPAVDLLPAGKAFLLVELGGADDDEVRERAERLIAHTERIDECSGATVLLDPAERTGVWRIRESGLGSGAYFKGRPRTWPGAEDCAVPPARLGEYLRGFDAILARHELTLSTYYGHFGEGCVHARVSFDLASKRGIATFRAAMEEIGALVAELGGSMSGEHGDGIARSELLPLMFKPDLIEAFRDFKRIFDPDRMMNPGVIVDPHPLDSHLKLGENYLPRTVTTHFNLAEEGGVAGAALKCVGIGKCRKTDAGTMCPSYMATREEKHSTRGRARLLLEALSTDLLPGGFGDAALKESLDLCLSCKACKSECPSSIDMAAYRAEFFANYYASNPRPLSSVFFGRFPQVAHAASHAPVLFNAFANAPILGAIGKRALGIHRSRRLPRFARRGFTSWFASRPKSSHGAREVVLFPDTFNNFLEPQVAIAAVEVLEREGFRVSIPARWLCCGRPLYDQGMLERARRQLREIIDTLGPIASRGTPIVGLEPSCILTFRDELPSLFPDDKGAKALAANSLMLDEFLAREVPGYAPGEVNAHALLQGHCHQKSLAGIDGEIAILKKTPGLQVEVIDAGCCGMAGAFGYDREHYEISRAIGNRVLFPAIQNSAPDTIVIADGFSCRAQIRQFFPTRHVLHLAEVLNQAPS, encoded by the coding sequence GTGAAAGCCACTCCAGCGTCGGTCGAGAAATATTTGCGCTTGCGTATCGAGGGCGAGGTGCGCTTCGATGCCGGCACGCTCGCGGTCTATGCGACTGACGCCTCGAACTATCGCCAGGTGCCTATCGGCGTCGTGATCCCGCGTCACGAGGGCGACGTCGCCGCAGCGCTCGCGATTGCGCGGGAGAATGCGATGCCGATCCTGGCGCGCGGCGGTGGTACTGCCCTTGGCGGCCAGGCCTGCAATGCGGCGCTCGTGCTCGATTTCTCGAAGTACATGAACCACGTCAGGCGGATCGACGCGGCGCGCGGCACGGCCGAGGTCGAGCCCGGATGTATTCAGAGCGCGCTCGATGCCGCACTCGCGCCGCATGGTCTTTTCTTCGCGCCCGATCCCTCGACCAAAGATCGATGCACGCTCGGCGGGATGATCGGCAACAATTCTTGCGGTGCGCATTCCGCCGCCTATGGCAAAACCGTCGACAATCTCGAAGCCCTCGACGTGATGCTCTACGACGGGACCTCGCTTCACCTGGGCGGTGCAATGAGCGAGGCGGAGCTCGATGCGGCAGTCGCTCGCGGCGATCGCGCTAGTGCGATCTACGCCAAGCTCCGCGATTTGCGCGATCGTGTCGGCGCTTCGGTGCGCGCCAACTATCCAAAACTGCCGCGCCGCGTCTCCGGCTACAATCTCGATCAGCTTCTGCCCGAGGCGCCGTTCAACCTCTCACGCGCTTTCGTCGGATCCGAAGGCACGCTCGGCGTTACGACGCGCGCGTGGGTGCGCGCGGTTCCGCGTCCAAAAAAACTCGCGCTGGTCGTGCTCGGTTTCGATGATGTCTTCCTCGCCGCCGACCAGATGCCGTGGCTGCTCGAGCATCGTCCGGAAGCGCTCGAAGGCTTCGACCATCAGTTGCCCGACTTCGCGCGCATGAAGCGGATGCCCGCTGTGGATCTACTGCCTGCGGGCAAAGCGTTTCTGCTCGTCGAGCTTGGCGGCGCCGATGACGACGAAGTGCGCGAGCGCGCCGAACGCCTGATCGCGCATACCGAGCGAATCGACGAATGCAGTGGCGCGACGGTTCTTCTCGATCCGGCTGAGCGCACCGGCGTGTGGCGGATCCGCGAATCCGGTCTCGGCTCGGGCGCGTACTTCAAGGGGCGGCCGCGAACGTGGCCGGGTGCCGAGGATTGCGCCGTGCCTCCGGCGCGGCTCGGCGAGTATCTGCGCGGCTTCGACGCGATCCTCGCGCGCCACGAGTTGACGCTGTCAACCTATTACGGTCATTTCGGCGAGGGATGCGTTCACGCGCGCGTGAGCTTCGATCTCGCGAGCAAGCGCGGTATCGCGACCTTCCGCGCCGCGATGGAAGAAATCGGCGCGCTGGTCGCAGAGCTGGGCGGCTCGATGTCGGGCGAGCATGGCGACGGAATCGCGCGCTCGGAATTGCTGCCGTTGATGTTCAAGCCGGACCTCATCGAGGCGTTCCGCGACTTCAAGCGTATCTTCGATCCCGATCGCATGATGAACCCGGGCGTGATCGTCGATCCGCATCCGCTCGATTCTCATCTGAAGCTCGGAGAGAATTACCTGCCGCGCACCGTCACCACGCATTTCAATCTGGCAGAGGAGGGCGGAGTCGCCGGGGCCGCGCTCAAATGCGTCGGTATCGGCAAGTGCCGCAAGACCGACGCCGGCACGATGTGCCCGTCGTACATGGCGACGCGCGAGGAAAAGCATTCCACACGCGGGCGCGCGCGCCTCCTGCTCGAGGCGCTCTCGACGGACCTGCTGCCGGGAGGTTTCGGCGACGCTGCGCTCAAGGAGTCGCTCGACCTGTGTCTTTCCTGCAAGGCGTGCAAGAGCGAATGCCCGTCGTCGATCGACATGGCGGCGTACCGCGCCGAGTTTTTCGCGAACTACTATGCGAGCAATCCGCGGCCGCTGTCGTCTGTATTCTTCGGGCGCTTCCCGCAAGTCGCACACGCCGCGTCACACGCGCCCGTGCTGTTCAATGCGTTCGCCAACGCGCCGATCCTCGGAGCGATCGGAAAGCGCGCACTCGGAATCCATCGGTCACGGCGCCTGCCGCGTTTTGCGCGCCGGGGTTTTACGTCGTGGTTCGCCTCGCGTCCGAAGTCGTCGCATGGCGCTCGCGAGGTCGTGCTGTTTCCGGACACGTTCAACAACTTCCTCGAGCCGCAGGTCGCGATCGCCGCGGTCGAAGTGCTTGAGCGCGAAGGCTTTCGCGTTTCGATTCCGGCGCGGTGGCTATGCTGCGGCCGCCCGCTGTACGACCAGGGCATGCTCGAGCGCGCGCGCAGGCAGCTAAGAGAAATTATCGACACGCTCGGCCCGATCGCATCGCGCGGCACGCCGATCGTTGGACTCGAGCCGAGCTGCATCCTGACTTTCCGCGACGAGCTGCCCTCGCTTTTTCCCGATGATAAAGGCGCGAAAGCGCTGGCCGCAAATTCGTTAATGCTCGACGAATTCCTCGCACGCGAAGTTCCCGGATACGCACCGGGCGAGGTGAACGCTCATGCGCTACTTCAGGGCCATTGCCATCAAAAATCGCTTGCCGGAATCGATGGCGAGATCGCGATCCTCAAAAAAACGCCGGGACTCCAGGTCGAAGTGATCGACGCCGGATGCTGCGGGATGGCGGGCGCATTCGGCTACGATCGCGAGCATTACGAAATCTCCCGAGCGATAGGGAACCGGGTGCTCTTTCCCGCAATTCAGAACAGCGCACCCGACACGATCGTGATCGCCGACGGCTTCTCCTGCCGCGCCCAAATCCGTCAGTTCTTCCCAACCCGCCACGTGCTGCACCTCGCCGAAGTGCTGAATCAAGCGCCATCATGA
- a CDS encoding MFS transporter, with translation MGSFVSSRTLNEYPRGAHRWTLLGLTVLATILASFEFQLAPILPIILPYLHMSHTGYGFFVMFAVLIAGVSAFFGGPLADRYGRVMLIDASLGVVCILIFANLLIVNIATFVIVRASMAIVGGLMAGAGAALVRDMSPRLSRALAFGFFTIGPVGANWLANFIAGATLPIYHTWQSQIWITGFLGLAMYLPILLWLKDLSPVLRLQIFKTEIASMEAEGRRTPKAAELPASTRDAFAKLLVHSEVWILVLGMCANLTLYIAIQSFGPLMLTEAFKDSAAEANRVTSYFWLANLLVLITTGYVSDRLQVRKPIAVIGATLATILMAVWAPMFTHGATSATLALVATLMGCFLAIGYVPWAAQFSETLEDISPALQATGWAFFGLALRAWIAISAPLMLYIAAHHGWGIWIEISLVAMTLYITSLFFTRDRAAATRQVAIASPAVRPATAK, from the coding sequence ATGGGCTCGTTCGTTTCGTCTCGCACGCTGAACGAATATCCGCGCGGTGCGCATCGATGGACCCTGCTCGGGCTCACCGTGCTCGCCACGATTCTCGCCTCGTTTGAATTTCAGCTCGCACCGATCCTGCCGATCATCCTGCCGTACCTGCATATGAGTCACACCGGCTACGGCTTCTTCGTGATGTTCGCCGTGTTGATCGCGGGCGTCTCGGCGTTCTTCGGCGGACCGCTCGCCGATCGCTACGGGCGCGTGATGCTGATCGATGCGAGCCTCGGCGTGGTATGTATCCTGATTTTCGCGAATCTACTGATTGTCAACATCGCGACGTTCGTGATCGTGCGGGCCTCGATGGCGATCGTCGGCGGCTTGATGGCGGGCGCGGGCGCGGCACTGGTGCGCGACATGTCGCCGCGGCTCAGCCGCGCGCTCGCCTTCGGCTTCTTCACGATCGGCCCGGTGGGCGCGAACTGGCTTGCGAACTTCATCGCCGGCGCGACGCTGCCGATCTATCACACCTGGCAATCGCAGATTTGGATCACCGGCTTCCTCGGCCTCGCGATGTACCTGCCGATCCTGTTGTGGCTGAAGGACTTGAGCCCGGTGCTGCGGCTGCAAATCTTCAAAACCGAGATCGCTTCGATGGAAGCCGAGGGGCGGCGGACGCCGAAGGCCGCAGAGTTGCCGGCCAGCACGCGCGACGCGTTCGCGAAGCTGCTCGTGCACTCGGAGGTCTGGATCCTGGTGCTGGGGATGTGCGCGAACCTGACGCTCTACATCGCGATCCAGAGTTTCGGACCGCTGATGCTCACCGAGGCGTTCAAGGACAGCGCCGCCGAAGCCAATCGCGTCACGTCGTACTTCTGGCTTGCCAACCTGCTGGTGCTGATCACGACTGGCTACGTCTCGGACCGGCTCCAGGTGCGCAAGCCGATCGCGGTGATCGGCGCGACGCTGGCGACGATCCTGATGGCAGTCTGGGCGCCGATGTTCACCCACGGCGCGACCAGCGCAACGCTCGCCCTGGTCGCCACGCTGATGGGATGCTTCCTCGCCATCGGCTACGTGCCGTGGGCCGCGCAATTTTCAGAAACGCTCGAAGATATTTCGCCCGCGCTGCAAGCGACAGGATGGGCATTCTTCGGCCTTGCGCTCAGGGCCTGGATAGCGATCTCAGCACCGCTGATGCTCTACATCGCGGCCCATCACGGCTGGGGCATCTGGATCGAAATCTCGCTGGTCGCGATGACGCTCTACATAACCTCGCTGTTCTTCACCCGCGACCGAGCCGCCGCCACCCGCCAGGTAGCGATCGCGTCGCCCGCGGTCCGCCCTGCAACGGCGAAATAG
- a CDS encoding acetyl-CoA carboxylase biotin carboxyl carrier protein subunit, which yields MEIKSPSVGKVLRVEVEAGAEVARGTEVMVIESMKVEIPIKAPAAGRIKEVRVKAGDQIQRNHVLAIIET from the coding sequence ATGGAGATCAAGAGTCCTTCAGTTGGCAAGGTGCTGCGCGTCGAGGTCGAGGCGGGCGCGGAAGTCGCGCGCGGCACCGAGGTGATGGTTATCGAATCGATGAAGGTCGAGATCCCGATCAAAGCGCCGGCGGCCGGGCGCATCAAGGAAGTGCGCGTGAAGGCGGGCGATCAGATCCAGCGCAATCACGTGCTGGCGATCATCGAAACATAA
- a CDS encoding GNAT family N-acetyltransferase, translating to MVIRKHREGELVIEQTRDLALVRALLERAAMLTDGIDAPSSCCLLAYFGHEPVGMVGVEPRLDAALIRSLYVVDTMRSRGIGAALVAAARKAAHTRGAQHLYLFSTDAGDFFRRLGFEQISVDRVLSALKGAPHVEHYRAHPDQLAKEIAYHLDISRDGVIER from the coding sequence ATGGTCATACGCAAGCATCGCGAGGGCGAGCTCGTAATCGAGCAGACGCGCGACCTCGCCCTCGTGCGCGCGCTCCTCGAGCGTGCTGCGATGCTCACCGATGGCATCGACGCGCCCTCGTCGTGCTGCCTGCTGGCGTACTTCGGTCACGAGCCAGTCGGCATGGTCGGCGTCGAGCCGCGCCTCGATGCGGCGCTGATCCGTTCCCTGTATGTGGTCGATACGATGCGCTCGCGCGGCATCGGCGCCGCGCTCGTCGCCGCCGCGCGCAAGGCCGCTCACACGCGCGGGGCGCAGCATCTCTACCTCTTCAGCACCGACGCAGGCGACTTCTTCCGCCGCCTCGGCTTCGAGCAGATTTCCGTTGATCGCGTTCTTTCGGCGCTCAAAGGCGCGCCGCACGTCGAGCACTATCGCGCGCATCCCGATCAACTCGCGAAGGAAATTGCCTATCACCTCGATATCTCACGCGACGGCGTGATCGAGCGCTGA